A single region of the Podospora pseudopauciseta strain CBS 411.78 chromosome 1, whole genome shotgun sequence genome encodes:
- a CDS encoding hypothetical protein (COG:S; EggNog:ENOG503NYJ9): MDWIRSLFPGGRPEYTSLPKDELSAGQRRVFREHEHKRKLRLLIVAMFVTILAILGLLFIQATDGSNGRPRRLRKCDTPDLGFQCDANISHSWGQYSPYFAVPSEIDPAIPQDCELTFAQVLSRHGARDPTLGKSVQYIYLVNRIQENAERYGSGFEFLKTYKFGLGADQLTLFGERQMVNSGLQFYNRYQSLASKSVPFVRASDQNRVVVSAKNWTQGYNTALKKDESSNLPHKPLPILEISEAKGLNNTLSHGLCDAFEKGGKYSEVGDSAQATYLATFAPPINARINANLPGVNLTNEDLISLMDLCPFNTVASPTGVLSPFCDLFTEEEWKLYDYYESLGKYYGYGPGNPLGPTQGVGWVNELIARLTRRPVEDHTTTNSTLDESPETFPLDRELYADFSHDNDMMGILGALGVYNGVKPLNNNTRQEPEDAGGFSAAWTVAFAARIYVEKMVCGGTKGNGEELVRILVNGRVVKPHNCEADDFGRCKLDQFVEGLEFARKGGKWGECWA; the protein is encoded by the exons ATGGATTGGATTCGTTCGTTATTTCCGGGTGGAAGGCCTGAGTATACTTCACTTCCGAAGGATGAGTTATCTGCTGGACAGAGACGGGTTTTCCGGGAGCATGAGCACAAACGCAAACTGCGATTGTTGATAGTTGCGATGTTTGTGACTATTCTGGCGATCCTGGGCCTGCTGTTCAT TCAGGCAACAGACGGTTCCAACGGCCGACCGCGTCGTTTGCGCAAGTGCGATACCCCAGATCTGGGATTCCAATGTGATGCCAATATTTCCCACTCATGGGGACAGTACTCGCCGTACTTTGCCGTCCCTTCCGAGATCGACCCAGCTATTCCCCAAGACTGCGAGTTGACCTTTGCGCAGGTCCTCTCTCGCCATGGCGCCAGGGACCCAACTCTTGGAAAGTCGGTCCAGTACATCTACCTCGTCAACCGGATTCAGGAGAATGCCGAACGCTATGGATCGGGATTCGAGTTTCTCAAGACCTACAAATTTGGTCTCGGCGCAGACCAGCTCACCCTCTTCGGCGAGCGCCAAATGGTCAACTCAGGCCTCCAGTTCTACAACCGCTACCAATCCCTTGCCAGCAAATCAGTTCCGTTTGTTCGCGCCTCGGACCAGAACAGAGTGGTGGTCTCTGCCAAAAACTGGACTCAAGGTTACAACACTGCTCTCAAGAAGGATGAATCGTCCAACCTCCCTCACAAGCCTCTTCCTATCCTTGAGATATCTGAGGCCAAGGGTCTCAACAATACCCTCTCTCACGGCCTATGCGACGCATTCGAAAAAGGAGGGAAATATTCCGAGGTAGGCGACTCCGCCCAGGCCACCTACCTTGCGACATTTGCACCTCCCATCAACGCCCGCATCAACGCCAACCTGCCCGGTGTCAACCTCACAAATGAAGACTTGATCAGCTTGATGGACCTCTGCCCGTTCAACACTGTTGCCTCGCCTACCGGTGTCTTGTCCCCCTTTTGTGATTTGTTCACCGAAGAGGAATGGAAGTTGTACGATTACTACGAGTCACTAGGGAAATACTACGGTTATGGTCCCGGGAACCCGCTCGGTCCTACGCAGGGGGTGGGCTGGGTGAATGAGCTCATTGCTAGgttgacgaggaggccggtgGAGGATCACACGACGACGAACTCGACGCTGGACGAGAGCCCGGAGACGTTCCCGTTGGATAGGGAACTGTATGCCGATTTCAGCCATGATAATGATATGATGGGGATTTTGGGAGCGCTGGGAGTGTATAATGGGGTGAAGCCCCTGAATAACAATACGAGACAGGAACCGGAAGATGCAGGAGGGTTTAGTGCTGCTTGGACGGTAGCTTTTGCGGCTAGAATATATGTTGAGAAGATGGTTTGTGGAGGGACGAAAGGAAACGGGGAAGAGTTGGTTAGGATCCTGGTTAACGGGAGAGTGGTGAAGCCACACAATTGTGAGGCTGATGATTTTGGGAGGTGTAAACTGGATCAGTTTGTGGAAGGGTTGGAGTTTGCGAGGAAGGGCGGGAAATGGGGAGAGTGCTGGGCTTAG